The following proteins come from a genomic window of Candidatus Zixiibacteriota bacterium:
- a CDS encoding aspartyl protease family protein, with amino-acid sequence MAYQLSIRFAAAVSAAIILLTAPAPQAQSRDEDPYDILRRHYQAMGGVERLRAVKTVYMEGSIDLIGTGLKGTFTRWSSDLLKYRTEVDLGSMRQVDGDNGSFRWVVDHNSKLQLRRDSVTLRERLIDSLRAEFEELNPASPWFDIELVGTEDVGAAACYVLRTTNAVNQSVRLDYYDKATHYILKTVTITPDDTTTTLLSDYRAVGDFVRPFVQTTTTNPPGMTQKVVFTRIEQDIPVPAELFEPPDVDVRDFVFANGVSAERVPFEYIENHIYLPVVVDGDTGLWILDSGAGSTVIDRAYAERHGIEREGDIKGQGAGNVVDVSFGRMPAFSLPGVQFASQRVAIIDIDGVIGKLLGFKVAGILGYDFLSRVITKVDYAAREVSFYDPKAFEYYGDGVVLDAPLSKQNIFLVPLTVDGTTEGVWSLDLGATGTSFNYPFAKKRGYLDRAGIDGVAFGAGGGFDTRHIQVDSVSFAGLTVPERIMSFSTESNAGALAGGEQTGNIGNTLLRHFTLYLDYQNQRLIVEKGGDFGKQLPPRLLTGLQLSLDDSGRIAIHHVMKGTSADEAGLAAGDVILSVGGRPVAEYGGLVGTREAFQGEPGSKVAVEVQRNGEKKKVTFKRFDPFERL; translated from the coding sequence ATGGCCTACCAATTATCGATTCGCTTCGCGGCTGCAGTTTCTGCGGCCATTATTCTGTTGACTGCTCCCGCGCCGCAAGCCCAGTCGCGTGATGAGGACCCGTATGACATTCTTCGGAGACACTACCAGGCGATGGGCGGAGTCGAGCGTCTGAGGGCGGTCAAGACGGTGTACATGGAAGGATCGATCGATTTGATAGGTACGGGGTTAAAGGGCACATTCACCCGCTGGAGTTCCGACCTGCTGAAGTATCGCACGGAGGTTGACCTGGGTTCAATGCGGCAGGTGGACGGAGATAACGGATCGTTTCGGTGGGTTGTGGATCACAACAGCAAACTTCAGCTTCGGCGCGACTCCGTGACGCTGCGGGAGCGCCTGATAGACAGCCTTCGGGCGGAGTTCGAAGAACTCAATCCTGCTTCGCCGTGGTTTGACATCGAGCTGGTGGGCACGGAGGATGTGGGTGCGGCGGCGTGTTATGTACTTCGGACGACGAACGCCGTGAACCAGTCGGTCCGGCTCGACTACTATGACAAGGCGACGCACTACATACTGAAGACGGTGACGATCACACCGGACGACACCACGACGACTCTTCTGTCGGACTACCGGGCGGTGGGCGATTTCGTACGGCCGTTCGTACAGACCACGACAACGAATCCTCCCGGGATGACGCAGAAGGTCGTTTTCACACGGATCGAGCAGGACATTCCGGTACCGGCGGAGCTGTTCGAGCCGCCTGATGTCGACGTTCGTGATTTTGTGTTTGCCAACGGTGTATCGGCGGAGCGGGTTCCGTTCGAGTATATCGAGAATCACATTTATCTCCCGGTCGTTGTCGATGGAGACACGGGGCTGTGGATTCTCGATTCCGGGGCCGGGTCGACGGTGATCGACAGGGCGTACGCGGAGCGGCACGGGATCGAGCGTGAGGGGGACATCAAGGGGCAGGGAGCGGGGAATGTAGTCGATGTTTCGTTCGGCCGAATGCCGGCATTTTCGCTTCCGGGGGTGCAGTTCGCATCGCAGCGCGTGGCAATCATCGATATCGACGGTGTGATCGGCAAGCTGCTGGGGTTCAAAGTGGCAGGGATTCTTGGATACGACTTTCTCTCCCGGGTCATAACAAAAGTGGATTATGCGGCGAGGGAGGTGTCGTTTTATGATCCGAAGGCCTTTGAGTACTACGGAGACGGTGTGGTACTCGATGCGCCCCTGTCCAAGCAAAACATCTTTTTGGTTCCGCTGACGGTCGACGGTACGACGGAGGGAGTGTGGAGTCTGGATTTGGGTGCAACGGGCACCAGTTTTAATTATCCGTTCGCAAAAAAGCGTGGATATCTGGATCGAGCCGGTATCGACGGGGTGGCGTTCGGTGCCGGCGGGGGATTCGATACGCGTCACATTCAGGTGGATTCGGTCAGTTTCGCGGGCCTTACGGTGCCGGAGCGTATCATGTCGTTTTCCACAGAGTCCAATGCCGGGGCGCTGGCGGGCGGCGAGCAGACCGGCAATATCGGCAATACGCTGCTTCGGCATTTCACATTGTACCTCGATTACCAGAATCAGCGCCTGATCGTAGAGAAGGGCGGCGATTTCGGCAAGCAGTTGCCTCCACGTTTGCTCACGGGCCTGCAGTTGTCGCTCGACGACAGCGGTCGAATAGCCATACATCACGTGATGAAGGGGACGTCGGCCGATGAGGCGGGTTTGGCTGCGGGCGACGTTATTCTGTCGGTGGGCGGACGCCCGGTCGCCGAATATGGAGGACTGGTGGGAACACGCGAGGCGTTTCAGGGAGAGCCGGGGTCGAAGGTCGCGGTGGAAGTGCAGCGGAACGGCGAGAAAAAGAAAGTCACGTTCAAGCGATTCGACCCATTCGAGCGTCTGTAG
- a CDS encoding dockerin type I repeat-containing protein, translated as MLKWYHSAFLFMAIVLLIGLPVIPEQSQPTPPTSSGTPPSAQPDRGEKEFYFKAGYPDYCPSGTPDFSQVQDFSQPPDGSVDAGYCGPVALANCLWWFDSKFEPLPVVPPGISDNYPLVTPYAQWDDHDPLNVQPLVAAMATTLNTNLLAPGTNIVDFDAGVRDWLASRGLLDDYDVNLYSCGAFTWDFLAGEVRRSQDVILLIGFYLAPGGNPQECCRLGGHYVTVAGVDSVEALIAVSDPYLDLASPPPPSHNDAAVVSHDIYSIAVMDPTLCETVAGCLFLPDYPADPFAYEFVDQNGGTTCPPGIPGPIFAVIEYAEIICPRETPDTWYWKPDTTYALTGMPDFPSQLPCHSGPTAVTNCLWWYGAMGYYPFVNAIELKDELFTYFHSDTVFDPWGGTDVHVMEDGLTRFFWDPDPKWQFYETTYRMPDFFVMAESLMVCQDIILLIGNWWFDGEQWWRDGGRYVTMAGVDMTTMMVAVSDPETDNAEAGGAGRVRPPSHAGIVHDPRDPTHWYPVTPGSYDYPVSHDAYPVMLDSPSPGGTWWLPGFPRGFSPTGANCPAEFQSVTLANPDPTMYPYHAEVEYAVMICPGEPQAPEEPCEYYKPPYLDYAPQGMPDFDQKQAMWQDEFGVWSHDGPAAVANCLWWFDSRFEPSPIDPRPFFPGPGNPPPNDNYPLVQAFGPFDDHDTTNVIPFINDLAMRMGTNVHGSGTPPNYLVDAVRQIFVERGLDPYFKDTLVPLPTYEFIRDQVLDCQDVILLLAFYEETAAIPMPIGWHWVTVAGVCTTKTQICISDPFLDALEGEPPVGSAHGGGVHNDANNISGPHGQIQHDPYMLTSMMLPGFLVPVEVVNYPTPPELVTNFLGMNAWEDWAPYDGGPVITIISQAFVICPTEPQQDTCEYYKAPYEDYAPFGMPDFDQKQNAWTGGPLGGWSFCGPVALANCFWWFDSKFEPTPVVPPTINDNYPLVTPYGPWDDHDPSNVIPFVDSLARYTNCPPGGIGTFILDLFTGLQAWLSSVGLAGDYTSVLVPAPPFELIRDEVMRSQDVILLLGFYEFEPTGSGCVRHGGHYVTVAGVCPEEFRICISDPYFDANEGEPPAGSAHGSAVHNDAALISGPHGQIQHDAYNLAVQQVCPQYPPIVELIDYPDLWTDVVNFFQLNPAEWSGPPIPYAGGEIRTLIDYAVIICPLDTCAGQYPGDVDNNGVIDSDDIDYLASFIDSGGPAPTVPANADPDGDCDIDYTDIAFLDSYINGTGSAPVQCTCVNPPVTCCRDETGNINDSGAAIDLSDLIYLVNYLFLGGPAPWCPEEANINGDLAGAVDLSDLIALVNYLFLGGVPPAHCL; from the coding sequence ATGTTGAAGTGGTATCATTCCGCTTTTCTTTTCATGGCCATCGTTCTCCTGATCGGATTGCCGGTGATCCCCGAGCAATCGCAACCGACACCGCCGACTTCATCCGGGACTCCCCCTTCCGCTCAGCCAGACCGAGGCGAAAAGGAATTCTACTTCAAAGCCGGGTATCCGGACTACTGTCCCTCGGGCACACCCGACTTCAGCCAGGTACAGGACTTCTCGCAACCGCCGGACGGCAGCGTCGACGCCGGCTATTGCGGTCCCGTCGCTCTGGCCAACTGCCTCTGGTGGTTCGATTCAAAGTTCGAACCACTTCCGGTCGTGCCGCCCGGAATCAGCGATAACTACCCACTCGTAACCCCTTACGCCCAGTGGGATGACCATGATCCATTAAACGTTCAACCGCTCGTGGCCGCTATGGCGACCACGCTGAATACCAATCTTCTCGCACCCGGAACGAATATCGTCGATTTTGACGCCGGCGTCCGTGACTGGCTGGCATCCAGAGGACTCCTTGACGACTACGACGTCAATCTCTATTCGTGCGGCGCCTTCACCTGGGACTTCCTTGCCGGCGAAGTGCGGCGCAGCCAGGATGTCATTCTCCTCATTGGCTTCTATCTGGCGCCCGGCGGCAACCCCCAGGAATGCTGCCGGCTGGGCGGCCATTACGTGACCGTTGCCGGCGTTGACTCCGTCGAAGCGCTCATCGCCGTCTCCGATCCGTACCTCGACCTCGCCAGTCCGCCGCCACCCTCGCACAACGACGCCGCGGTCGTCTCGCATGACATATACTCCATAGCCGTCATGGACCCGACCCTCTGCGAGACGGTTGCAGGATGCCTTTTCCTCCCCGACTACCCGGCCGATCCCTTCGCCTACGAGTTCGTCGATCAGAATGGAGGAACCACCTGCCCGCCCGGTATTCCGGGGCCGATCTTCGCCGTCATTGAGTACGCCGAAATCATCTGCCCGAGGGAGACACCGGACACCTGGTATTGGAAACCCGACACCACTTACGCGCTGACCGGCATGCCGGACTTCCCGAGTCAGCTCCCCTGCCACAGCGGACCCACCGCCGTCACGAACTGCCTCTGGTGGTACGGAGCGATGGGCTACTACCCCTTTGTCAACGCGATCGAGCTCAAGGACGAGCTGTTCACCTATTTCCATTCGGACACCGTCTTTGACCCCTGGGGCGGCACCGATGTCCACGTCATGGAAGACGGCCTCACCCGGTTCTTCTGGGATCCGGACCCCAAGTGGCAATTCTACGAAACCACGTACCGGATGCCGGACTTCTTCGTGATGGCCGAATCGCTCATGGTCTGTCAGGACATCATCCTGCTGATCGGAAACTGGTGGTTCGACGGTGAGCAGTGGTGGCGCGACGGCGGCCGGTATGTCACCATGGCCGGTGTCGATATGACCACAATGATGGTCGCCGTATCCGATCCCGAAACCGATAACGCCGAAGCCGGCGGCGCGGGACGGGTCCGTCCGCCCTCGCACGCCGGTATCGTGCACGACCCTCGCGATCCCACTCACTGGTACCCGGTCACACCCGGAAGCTACGACTACCCGGTGTCGCATGATGCGTACCCGGTCATGCTCGATTCACCGTCGCCCGGCGGCACCTGGTGGCTGCCCGGATTCCCACGCGGCTTCTCACCGACCGGCGCCAATTGCCCGGCCGAGTTCCAGAGCGTCACCCTCGCCAATCCCGACCCGACCATGTACCCGTACCACGCCGAAGTTGAATACGCGGTCATGATCTGTCCGGGCGAACCGCAGGCGCCCGAAGAACCGTGTGAGTACTACAAACCGCCGTATCTCGACTACGCACCGCAGGGAATGCCCGACTTCGACCAGAAACAGGCCATGTGGCAGGACGAGTTCGGCGTGTGGTCGCACGACGGACCCGCCGCCGTGGCGAACTGCCTCTGGTGGTTTGATTCCAGGTTCGAACCTTCCCCGATCGATCCTCGGCCGTTCTTCCCCGGCCCGGGCAACCCGCCCCCGAATGACAACTACCCGCTGGTGCAGGCCTTTGGCCCGTTTGACGATCACGATACCACCAACGTCATTCCATTCATTAACGATCTGGCCATGCGTATGGGCACGAATGTCCACGGGTCCGGCACCCCGCCGAACTACCTCGTCGACGCCGTCAGGCAGATCTTCGTTGAGCGCGGTCTCGATCCTTACTTCAAGGATACCCTGGTGCCGCTGCCGACCTATGAGTTCATCCGCGATCAGGTCCTCGACTGTCAGGACGTAATCCTCCTGCTGGCGTTTTATGAGGAAACCGCCGCCATACCCATGCCGATCGGCTGGCACTGGGTCACCGTGGCCGGCGTCTGTACGACGAAGACCCAGATCTGTATCTCCGACCCGTTCCTCGACGCTCTCGAGGGTGAGCCGCCCGTAGGATCGGCTCACGGCGGCGGCGTCCACAATGACGCCAACAACATCAGCGGCCCGCACGGTCAGATCCAGCACGATCCCTACATGCTCACGTCGATGATGCTTCCCGGATTCCTCGTGCCTGTCGAAGTAGTGAACTATCCGACTCCACCGGAGCTCGTTACCAACTTCCTGGGCATGAACGCGTGGGAGGACTGGGCTCCCTACGACGGTGGACCCGTGATTACGATCATCAGTCAGGCGTTCGTAATCTGTCCGACAGAGCCTCAACAGGACACGTGCGAATACTACAAGGCTCCGTACGAGGATTATGCCCCGTTCGGGATGCCGGACTTCGATCAGAAACAGAACGCCTGGACCGGCGGTCCGCTCGGCGGATGGTCCTTCTGCGGTCCGGTGGCGCTTGCCAACTGCTTCTGGTGGTTCGATTCGAAATTCGAACCCACCCCGGTTGTGCCGCCGACCATCAACGACAACTACCCGCTCGTCACTCCGTACGGGCCGTGGGACGACCACGATCCGTCGAATGTCATTCCCTTCGTTGATTCGCTGGCCCGCTATACCAACTGCCCGCCGGGAGGGATTGGAACCTTCATCCTCGATCTCTTCACCGGCCTGCAGGCATGGCTGTCCAGCGTCGGCCTCGCGGGGGACTACACCAGCGTCCTTGTCCCCGCGCCTCCGTTTGAACTGATCCGCGACGAAGTGATGCGGTCACAGGATGTTATCCTCCTGCTCGGTTTCTACGAGTTCGAGCCGACCGGTTCGGGCTGCGTACGACACGGTGGCCATTATGTCACCGTCGCCGGCGTCTGCCCCGAAGAGTTCCGCATCTGCATCTCCGATCCGTACTTCGACGCCAACGAAGGGGAACCGCCCGCCGGCTCCGCGCACGGCTCGGCCGTGCACAACGACGCCGCCCTCATCTCCGGTCCGCACGGTCAGATCCAGCACGATGCCTACAACCTCGCCGTTCAGCAGGTCTGTCCGCAGTATCCCCCGATCGTCGAACTCATCGACTATCCGGACCTCTGGACGGACGTCGTCAACTTCTTCCAGCTCAATCCGGCAGAATGGAGCGGTCCACCCATTCCCTATGCGGGAGGTGAAATCCGCACTCTCATCGATTACGCCGTCATCATCTGCCCGCTCGACACCTGCGCCGGTCAATACCCCGGCGACGTCGACAACAACGGCGTCATCGACAGCGACGACATCGACTATCTTGCGTCGTTTATCGACTCAGGCGGTCCCGCGCCAACCGTCCCGGCGAACGCCGATCCCGATGGCGACTGCGATATCGATTACACCGACATCGCGTTCCTCGATTCATACATCAACGGTACCGGCAGCGCGCCGGTCCAATGCACCTGCGTCAATCCCCCGGTCACCTGCTGCCGCGACGAAACGGGCAACATCAACGACTCAGGAGCGGCGATTGATCTCTCCGACCTGATTTACCTCGTCAACTACCTGTTCCTCGGCGGGCCGGCTCCGTGGTGTCCGGAGGAAGCGAACATCAACGGCGATCTCGCCGGAGCAGTCGATCTGTCGGATCTCATCGCACTCGTCAATTATCTTTTCCTCGGTGGAGTTCCACCGGCACACTGCTTGTAA
- a CDS encoding tRNA-dihydrouridine synthase produces the protein MAHWPALFEPLQVGRKLRLDNRLVMAPMTTTAGEVDGSFSDQEIAYLARRGRSGIGLVMTPACYCHKSGHSFERQVGCDRDELRGSLARCAESINRTGAASFLQIHHGGNAARQQLCGAQPVAPSAVHNRRGTSELPRALTGAEIENLIESFAGAAARAKAAGFSGIELHGANTYLFQQFFSPFTNKRDDEWGAGTWVNRVRFASEVVKAVRQAVGDEYPVSFRVSPEEPDPDGYSTYDAIKLLKALVPLGVDIVHVSSWDYGVGVRGDYPNHTHPTKLIRESLPAEVPVIGVGGIQRPEQAQRVLDDGIDMVAIGRGLLLDADWAAKVRDGREGSIRKSASTTEEVYGLDIPVLMKPYAARFFVTT, from the coding sequence ATGGCACACTGGCCGGCGCTGTTTGAACCGCTTCAAGTTGGCCGGAAACTCCGTCTTGACAATCGACTGGTCATGGCACCCATGACGACCACGGCGGGGGAGGTGGACGGTTCGTTCTCGGACCAGGAGATCGCATACCTTGCCAGACGGGGGCGATCAGGCATCGGGCTGGTGATGACCCCGGCCTGTTACTGTCATAAATCGGGGCACTCATTCGAACGACAGGTGGGTTGCGATCGTGACGAGCTGCGGGGGTCGCTGGCTCGATGTGCGGAGTCTATTAATCGTACGGGGGCGGCATCCTTCCTGCAGATTCACCACGGGGGAAACGCCGCGAGGCAGCAACTCTGCGGAGCGCAGCCCGTGGCGCCATCGGCGGTGCATAATCGGCGGGGGACCTCGGAGCTTCCCCGGGCCTTAACCGGCGCTGAGATAGAGAATCTCATTGAGTCGTTCGCAGGAGCCGCTGCCCGTGCAAAAGCCGCGGGCTTCAGCGGGATTGAACTTCACGGCGCAAACACCTATTTGTTTCAGCAGTTCTTCTCGCCATTCACAAACAAGCGCGACGATGAGTGGGGGGCGGGGACCTGGGTGAATCGGGTCCGTTTTGCATCGGAAGTCGTGAAGGCCGTGCGACAGGCGGTGGGCGACGAGTACCCCGTGTCTTTTCGAGTGTCTCCGGAGGAACCGGACCCCGATGGATATTCGACGTATGACGCGATCAAGCTATTGAAGGCGCTGGTTCCGCTCGGGGTCGACATCGTTCATGTTTCGAGTTGGGATTACGGGGTGGGGGTTCGCGGGGACTATCCGAACCATACACATCCGACGAAGTTGATTCGCGAGTCGTTGCCGGCCGAAGTGCCGGTTATCGGCGTGGGTGGAATACAGCGGCCCGAACAGGCTCAGCGCGTGCTCGATGATGGTATCGATATGGTTGCGATCGGCAGGGGTTTGCTGCTGGACGCCGACTGGGCTGCGAAAGTTCGGGACGGGCGCGAGGGCAGTATCCGCAAGTCGGCGAGCACGACCGAGGAGGTATACGGGCTCGACATTCCCGTACTCATGAAGCCGTACGCCGCGCGGTTCTTTGTGACCACGTAA
- a CDS encoding C25 family cysteine peptidase: MRISVLTAAFLVLFAASFVSAERIELGTGGDDVEVIVQQSNDSRTVVRFEVNAFDRTGATIDGATWNLIDLPGEGETRIEGAPSLPRISRSIIIADQGSVAVRVTDAEFVDFPNTPVAPSKGDLLRTVNPSDVPYVFGPEYSKPGFYPQELASTREPYILRDYRGTVIDLQPFQYDPDTKTLRVYTSVTVEVETEGSGGANPLYDRKSAAAVPDFDLLYSRHFLNFSSEQKYTPVMESGDMLIIAYDSYAAAMAPLVDWKTQKGIKTTLVNVSSIGNTSTAIDAFIQNFYDTTNLAWVILVGDHNHVATPQVSGGASDPSYAKVAGTDDYPDIFIGRFSAESVADVETQVERTVDYETDPLIGDWLHRGTGVASTEGPGHFNEYDNEHMGFIRDDLLAFTYTEVDGLYGYAASATDVANALNAGRSIVNYCGHGSTSAWSTTGFSNTDVNDLVNTAMLPFIISVACVNGEFDGYTCFAEAWMRATDGSGDPTGAVAVYMSSINQTWDPPMDAQDEINDLLVAEAKTTFGGICFNGSCKMIDVNGSGGVSMYDTWHIFGDPSVQLRTDLPAALTVTHDPVMLISDTEFQVTVGGEEGALCAVSYNGVLFGSAFTDASGVAVIPFADALPVGQSMTLTVTAFNALPYVAGVTVITPSGPYVVFDGRTINDQLGNANGLIDIGEDILMGVQLINVGPDDAIDVVANITSADPYVTITDGSESYGTVTGDNGTAYVADGFAFTVAADAPDKHNISFDLEVTGTARDTWTGTFRVPVHAPVIGFVSVSVNDASGNQNGILDPGETADLVVNIQNTGTGRAVATEGYLYANDSYVTGDDTWSVFGLVDSINGAANNSADVFTVTADPTCPLGHPATMEIDIQAEGGYSATLQCEIVVGDRVVIFSDDFSYDQGWTGLGGSAEWQIGPPAGANGDPASDHSPSTDNQVLGNDLTSQGQYENYIGSTQWVTSPVIDCSAMTGTIMTFYRWLGIERATYDHAYFEVFDGSGWVRLYENPDVSFTDPSWQEQNFDVSAYADGNALFQLRFGMGTTDVSVRYCGWNIDDIEIKAYGTAAHPICQFAENEVTMTVAPGEQEVHNLVVRNLGDAVLRVTFTSNEIWLSCSTSAQLIDPADSLLFPVTFNCAGMEKAQYEGSLLYTTNDNMHLTGSIPVHLTVSCCVGLTGNINADPSDETDLSDLLYFVNFLFTSGPAPTCAPEANVTGDPEGNVDLTDLIYLVNYLFNAGPEPVPCQ; the protein is encoded by the coding sequence ATGCGGATCAGTGTGCTAACGGCTGCTTTCCTGGTTCTATTCGCTGCCTCGTTCGTTTCCGCGGAACGAATTGAGCTGGGCACTGGGGGCGACGATGTTGAGGTCATCGTCCAACAATCAAACGACTCGCGTACCGTCGTTCGGTTTGAGGTGAACGCGTTTGATCGCACGGGGGCGACCATAGACGGCGCGACCTGGAACCTGATCGATCTTCCCGGGGAGGGGGAAACCAGAATCGAAGGGGCGCCTTCTCTGCCGCGCATCAGTCGCAGCATTATCATCGCCGACCAGGGATCGGTCGCCGTTCGCGTCACCGACGCTGAATTCGTCGACTTCCCTAACACTCCGGTCGCTCCCTCCAAGGGTGACCTGCTGCGAACGGTGAATCCCTCCGATGTCCCCTACGTCTTTGGGCCGGAGTACTCCAAGCCCGGATTCTACCCCCAGGAACTTGCATCGACGCGTGAACCGTATATCCTCCGGGATTATCGTGGGACGGTGATTGATCTGCAGCCGTTCCAATACGACCCGGATACCAAAACGCTTCGCGTCTACACGTCCGTGACCGTCGAGGTGGAAACCGAAGGCAGTGGCGGCGCAAATCCGCTGTACGATCGCAAATCGGCCGCGGCCGTCCCGGATTTCGACCTGCTCTACTCCCGGCACTTCCTCAACTTCAGCAGTGAGCAGAAATACACGCCCGTCATGGAGTCGGGCGACATGCTGATTATCGCCTACGACTCGTACGCGGCTGCCATGGCGCCGCTCGTCGACTGGAAGACGCAGAAGGGTATCAAGACCACTCTCGTGAACGTCTCTTCCATAGGCAACACCAGCACCGCGATCGATGCGTTCATCCAGAATTTCTATGACACCACCAACCTCGCCTGGGTGATCCTCGTCGGCGACCACAACCACGTCGCCACACCCCAGGTCTCCGGCGGCGCCTCCGACCCGTCGTACGCCAAAGTGGCGGGGACCGATGACTACCCGGATATCTTCATCGGACGGTTCTCTGCCGAGTCCGTGGCCGATGTCGAGACTCAGGTCGAACGTACGGTCGACTATGAAACCGACCCGCTGATCGGTGACTGGCTCCATCGCGGAACCGGGGTCGCCTCGACCGAAGGCCCGGGGCACTTCAACGAGTACGACAACGAGCATATGGGCTTTATCCGCGACGACCTGCTCGCGTTTACGTATACCGAAGTTGACGGCCTCTACGGCTATGCCGCGTCCGCAACCGACGTCGCAAATGCACTGAACGCCGGCCGAAGCATCGTCAACTACTGCGGTCACGGCTCCACGTCCGCGTGGTCGACCACCGGCTTCAGCAATACGGACGTCAACGATCTCGTCAATACCGCCATGCTCCCCTTTATCATCAGTGTCGCCTGCGTCAACGGTGAGTTTGACGGCTACACTTGCTTTGCTGAAGCGTGGATGCGCGCCACTGACGGTTCCGGCGATCCGACCGGTGCCGTCGCCGTCTACATGTCGTCCATCAACCAGACGTGGGATCCGCCCATGGACGCCCAGGACGAAATAAACGACCTGCTCGTCGCTGAGGCGAAAACTACCTTCGGCGGCATCTGCTTCAATGGTTCGTGCAAGATGATAGACGTTAACGGCAGCGGTGGCGTGTCCATGTACGACACCTGGCACATCTTCGGTGACCCGTCCGTGCAGCTGCGGACTGACCTTCCTGCCGCGCTTACCGTCACCCACGACCCGGTGATGCTTATCAGCGATACCGAGTTCCAGGTTACCGTTGGCGGCGAGGAAGGCGCGCTGTGCGCCGTCTCCTATAACGGCGTCCTGTTCGGATCGGCGTTCACCGATGCGTCCGGCGTCGCGGTTATCCCGTTCGCCGATGCGCTCCCGGTCGGACAGTCTATGACCCTGACCGTCACCGCGTTCAACGCGCTTCCGTATGTCGCCGGCGTCACCGTCATTACCCCCAGTGGCCCGTATGTCGTGTTTGACGGCCGGACGATCAACGACCAGCTTGGCAACGCCAACGGCCTTATCGATATCGGTGAAGACATCCTGATGGGCGTCCAGCTCATCAACGTCGGACCCGACGATGCCATCGACGTCGTCGCCAACATCACCAGCGCCGATCCGTATGTGACCATCACCGACGGCTCCGAGAGCTACGGAACCGTGACCGGAGACAACGGCACCGCTTATGTCGCCGACGGATTCGCGTTTACCGTCGCTGCCGATGCACCGGACAAGCACAACATCTCGTTCGACCTCGAAGTCACCGGCACCGCCCGCGATACGTGGACCGGAACCTTCCGCGTCCCGGTGCACGCCCCGGTTATCGGATTCGTCTCCGTCTCCGTTAATGACGCGTCCGGCAATCAGAACGGGATCCTCGACCCGGGTGAAACCGCCGATCTGGTCGTGAACATCCAGAATACCGGCACCGGTCGAGCTGTCGCCACCGAAGGGTACCTCTACGCGAACGACAGCTACGTTACGGGAGACGACACCTGGTCGGTCTTCGGCCTCGTCGACTCGATTAACGGCGCGGCCAACAACTCGGCCGACGTCTTCACCGTCACCGCCGACCCCACCTGTCCGCTCGGACATCCCGCGACCATGGAGATCGACATTCAGGCCGAGGGTGGTTACTCCGCGACCCTGCAGTGCGAGATTGTGGTCGGCGACCGCGTCGTCATCTTCTCGGATGATTTCTCCTATGATCAGGGCTGGACTGGGCTCGGCGGCTCCGCCGAATGGCAAATCGGTCCGCCTGCGGGTGCCAACGGCGACCCGGCCAGCGACCACTCGCCCAGCACCGACAATCAGGTGCTCGGCAACGACCTGACCAGTCAGGGACAGTATGAAAACTACATCGGATCCACCCAGTGGGTGACGTCGCCCGTCATAGATTGCTCGGCAATGACCGGCACCATCATGACGTTCTATCGCTGGCTGGGTATCGAACGTGCGACATACGACCACGCCTACTTCGAAGTGTTTGACGGCTCCGGCTGGGTCCGGTTGTACGAAAATCCCGATGTCTCCTTCACCGATCCGTCATGGCAGGAACAGAATTTCGATGTCTCCGCGTATGCCGACGGCAACGCCCTGTTCCAGCTCCGGTTCGGCATGGGTACAACCGATGTCTCCGTTAGGTACTGCGGCTGGAATATCGATGACATCGAGATCAAGGCGTACGGCACCGCGGCTCACCCGATCTGCCAGTTCGCCGAAAACGAGGTGACCATGACCGTGGCTCCCGGCGAACAGGAAGTGCACAACCTCGTCGTGCGCAACCTGGGTGACGCCGTCCTCAGAGTCACGTTCACCTCGAACGAGATATGGTTGTCGTGTTCCACCTCGGCTCAGTTGATCGACCCGGCGGACAGCCTCCTGTTCCCGGTAACCTTCAACTGCGCGGGAATGGAAAAGGCCCAATACGAGGGCTCCCTGCTGTATACCACCAACGACAACATGCACCTCACCGGCAGTATCCCGGTCCACTTGACCGTCAGTTGCTGCGTGGGCTTGACCGGCAATATCAATGCCGATCCGTCCGATGAGACCGACCTGTCGGATCTCCTCTACTTCGTGAATTTCCTCTTCACGAGCGGACCCGCCCCCACGTGCGCTCCCGAGGCCAACGTGACCGGCGATCCGGAAGGGAACGTGGATCTGACCGATTTGATCTACCTGGTCAACTACCTGTTTAACGCAGGACCCGAGCCGGTGCCCTGCCAGTAA